A stretch of Crossiella cryophila DNA encodes these proteins:
- a CDS encoding darcynin family protein, translated as MTTGTFESNLTAFMLVKTTRAWLGLTPEQRVAAFTTEILPAIKDRVRGVRSRFYDTEFYSARVTDVWVWEAVDHESFQQLVEALRDTPFWEHYFEIVELLVGVENAYAKNNGLEPVATVTV; from the coding sequence ATGACAACTGGGACTTTCGAGTCGAACCTGACCGCGTTCATGCTGGTGAAGACCACCCGGGCCTGGCTGGGGCTGACGCCTGAGCAGCGGGTGGCGGCCTTCACCACCGAGATCCTGCCCGCGATCAAGGACCGGGTGCGCGGGGTGCGTTCCCGCTTCTACGACACCGAGTTCTACTCGGCGCGGGTCACCGACGTCTGGGTGTGGGAGGCGGTGGACCACGAGTCGTTCCAGCAGTTGGTGGAGGCGTTGCGGGACACACCTTTCTGGGAGCACTACTTCGAGATCGTGGAGCTGTTGGTGGGGGTGGAGAACGCCTATGCCAAGAACAATGGGCTGGAGCCCGTTGCCACTGTGACCGTTTGA
- a CDS encoding S1 family peptidase, whose amino-acid sequence MIEKKKRRRWWVLGPILVLLVPILLYAPFLGWEYTRPQPDPVPGSGQVSTAAAPWVVVIGNPTTYADSPSNKLCVGTLVAPKAVVTAAHCLGQATPAELTITVGRDDLRGTAGKTVRVANTWREPGYPKGIAEESFFGGAFGKVTLAPADIGLITLAEPLDTPVLPLADPGNGPKGGESATVYGWRMSPADDPLLWQAPTAVAEDAECVRRAADSVRFMPPRWWGLRYDPDSYLCVGADRAIRLRATDSGSPVVVGGRLAGVASWSASAAPSAPDYYTRVANFQPQLASLIAAIR is encoded by the coding sequence ATGATCGAGAAGAAGAAGCGCCGCCGGTGGTGGGTGCTCGGCCCGATCCTGGTGCTGCTGGTCCCGATCCTGCTCTACGCGCCGTTCCTGGGCTGGGAATACACCCGCCCGCAGCCTGATCCGGTGCCCGGCAGCGGCCAGGTGTCCACCGCCGCCGCACCCTGGGTGGTGGTGATCGGCAACCCGACCACCTACGCCGACTCCCCCAGCAACAAGCTCTGCGTCGGCACCCTGGTCGCCCCCAAGGCGGTGGTCACCGCCGCGCATTGCCTCGGCCAGGCCACCCCGGCCGAGCTGACCATCACCGTCGGCCGGGACGACCTGCGCGGCACCGCCGGAAAGACCGTGCGGGTGGCCAACACCTGGCGGGAACCCGGCTACCCCAAGGGAATCGCCGAGGAGTCCTTCTTCGGCGGCGCGTTCGGCAAGGTCACCCTGGCCCCCGCCGACATCGGCCTGATCACCCTGGCCGAACCCCTGGACACCCCGGTGCTCCCGCTGGCCGATCCCGGGAACGGGCCGAAGGGCGGGGAAAGCGCCACCGTGTACGGCTGGCGCATGTCCCCCGCCGACGACCCCCTGCTGTGGCAGGCCCCGACCGCGGTGGCCGAGGACGCCGAATGCGTGCGCCGGGCCGCGGACAGCGTCCGCTTCATGCCACCGCGCTGGTGGGGCCTGCGCTACGACCCCGACTCCTACCTGTGCGTTGGCGCGGACCGGGCGATCCGGTTGCGTGCCACCGACAGCGGCTCCCCCGTCGTGGTCGGCGGCCGCCTGGCGGGCGTGGCCTCCTGGTCGGCCAGTGCCGCGCCGTCAGCCCCGGACTACTACACCCGGGTGGCGAATTTCCAGCCACAGCTGGCTTCCCTCATCGCCGCGATCCGCTGA
- a CDS encoding class I SAM-dependent methyltransferase: protein MTQDIAEDYDTWDDGACWLLGYPFVPGELGLRDGDRLLDLGCGPGAVTRWFADRHDISVVATDFSAAMLEIAGRRPHPGIDYQLSVSDLLPFLADDSVDLAMSCFMFICVPELDRLQRMVAEVSRVLRPGGRFTVLGPNPAQANGEFSGFRRGVRGHNYLVGEPLPVQVRRTDGSWVGTVDVHWPVSTYEDLLTGAGFRVVSRITPLWADAAGVAEPGLVGSRSWAAERDRAPFLLITGELPG, encoded by the coding sequence GTGACCCAGGACATCGCCGAGGACTACGACACCTGGGACGACGGGGCGTGTTGGCTGCTCGGCTACCCGTTCGTGCCCGGCGAGCTGGGATTGCGGGACGGGGATCGGTTGCTGGATCTGGGGTGTGGGCCGGGGGCGGTTACCCGGTGGTTCGCCGATCGGCACGACATCTCGGTGGTGGCGACGGACTTCTCTGCGGCCATGCTGGAGATCGCTGGGCGGCGGCCGCATCCGGGGATCGACTACCAGCTCAGCGTGTCCGACCTGCTGCCGTTTCTGGCGGATGACTCGGTGGATCTGGCCATGTCCTGCTTCATGTTCATCTGCGTGCCTGAACTCGACCGGCTGCAGCGGATGGTCGCCGAGGTCAGTCGGGTGTTGCGGCCCGGGGGGCGGTTTACCGTGCTTGGGCCGAATCCGGCGCAGGCCAACGGTGAGTTCAGTGGGTTTCGGCGTGGGGTGCGGGGGCACAACTACCTGGTGGGGGAGCCGTTGCCGGTTCAGGTGCGGCGCACGGACGGGAGTTGGGTTGGCACTGTGGATGTGCATTGGCCGGTGTCGACCTACGAGGATTTGTTGACTGGCGCGGGTTTTCGGGTTGTTTCGCGGATTACGCCGTTGTGGGCGGATGCGGCTGGGGTGGCTGAGCCGGGGTTGGTGGGGTCGCGGAGTTGGGCGGCTGAACGGGATCGGGCGCCGTTTTTGCTGATCACTGGTGAGCTGCCTGGTTAG
- a CDS encoding LysR family transcriptional regulator, with protein MPDQLDLNLLRVFDALLQDGSVTAAAERLHLSVPAASRALGRLRRAMGDPILVRAGRGLAPTPFALRTAPRVRSLLEQAAALISTDREFTVADLRRTFTIRINDGIAATLATTAVTALAPSVTLRFVPEGDESVEALRDGSVDLDIGAGESTTPDLRTTPLYTERLVGIVRADSPLGRTRKPTLKQLCKYPHVSASRRGRTRGPLDDALNSVGLQRHVAAVVPTATAAALLVAASDHIGLVPQRLAEQYAKPIGLRWFPIPANLPEVQVRLCWHARLDADPAQRWLRDTIGAALN; from the coding sequence ATGCCCGACCAACTCGACCTGAACCTGTTGCGGGTCTTCGACGCACTGCTCCAGGACGGCAGCGTCACCGCCGCGGCCGAGCGACTGCACCTGTCCGTACCCGCGGCCAGCCGGGCCCTGGGCCGGTTGCGGCGAGCCATGGGCGACCCGATCCTGGTCCGCGCCGGACGCGGCCTCGCACCCACCCCCTTCGCCCTGCGCACCGCCCCACGGGTCCGCTCACTGCTGGAACAGGCGGCGGCGCTGATCAGCACCGACCGCGAATTCACCGTCGCCGACCTGCGCCGCACCTTCACCATCCGGATCAACGACGGCATCGCCGCCACCCTGGCCACCACGGCCGTCACCGCACTCGCCCCCAGCGTGACCCTGCGCTTCGTACCCGAGGGCGACGAGAGCGTGGAGGCATTGCGAGACGGTTCGGTCGACCTGGACATCGGCGCCGGCGAGTCCACCACCCCCGACCTGCGCACCACCCCGCTCTACACCGAACGCCTGGTAGGCATCGTGCGCGCGGACAGCCCACTGGGCCGGACCCGCAAACCCACCCTCAAGCAGCTCTGCAAGTACCCCCACGTCTCCGCCTCCCGCCGCGGCCGCACCAGGGGCCCACTGGACGACGCCCTGAATTCCGTTGGCCTGCAACGACATGTAGCCGCAGTGGTACCCACCGCCACTGCGGCCGCCCTACTGGTCGCCGCAAGCGACCACATCGGCCTGGTACCCCAACGACTAGCCGAGCAGTACGCCAAGCCCATCGGCCTGCGCTGGTTCCCGATCCCCGCGAACCTGCCCGAGGTCCAGGTACGCCTGTGCTGGCACGCCCGCCTGGACGCCGACCCAGCCCAACGCTGGCTACGCGACACCATCGGCGCGGCCCTGAACTAA
- a CDS encoding TetR/AcrR family transcriptional regulator produces the protein MTAKVSARERLLAAADELFYADGVRSVGIDRVIEHAGVAKASLYNTFGSKDELIHAYLKGRQDKMSGRIMAAVEAAGTPRERVLAIFDAQAALYAESGFRGCAFHRASAESHPGDRVEQATREYRGWVRGLFATLAGQAGARDPELLAHQLHLLYDGTGHATRTDRDSSATTAARAAAAALLTAAVS, from the coding sequence ATGACGGCCAAGGTGTCCGCCCGCGAACGACTGCTGGCCGCCGCCGACGAGCTGTTCTACGCCGACGGCGTGCGCTCGGTGGGCATCGACCGGGTGATCGAGCACGCCGGGGTGGCGAAAGCCTCGCTGTACAACACCTTCGGCAGCAAGGACGAGCTGATCCACGCCTACCTCAAGGGCAGGCAGGACAAGATGTCCGGGCGCATCATGGCCGCGGTCGAGGCCGCCGGTACCCCGCGCGAGCGGGTGCTGGCGATCTTCGACGCGCAGGCCGCGCTGTACGCCGAAAGCGGCTTCCGCGGCTGCGCCTTCCACCGGGCCAGCGCGGAATCCCACCCCGGCGACCGGGTGGAACAGGCCACCAGGGAGTACCGCGGCTGGGTCCGCGGCCTGTTCGCCACCCTCGCCGGGCAGGCGGGCGCCAGGGACCCGGAGCTGCTGGCCCACCAGCTGCACCTGCTCTACGACGGCACCGGCCACGCCACCCGCACCGACCGCGATTCCAGCGCCACCACGGCCGCCAGGGCCGCGGCCGCCGCCCTGCTCACCGCCGCCGTTTCCTGA